In Terriglobus aquaticus, the genomic window CTCGTGGCCATCACACTGGATAATACGCGGGCGATCCCGTAGCGGTTCCTTGCAGACACATCCCATTCGGATGACGTTTGTCATGCGAACGTCAGCCGGTCGCGACAATCCTTCGACCCGCTATCCTGATCGCATGTCGCTCGTACCTCAGCCACCTGTTGCCCGCCGCGAACCACACCCCACGCACCTGCACGGCCAAACGCTGGAAGACGACTACTTCTGGCTCCGCAACAAGGAATCGGAAGAGGTCCTGAACTACCTGCGATCGGAGAACGAGTACACCGCTGCCGTCATGGCCGGCACCGAGCCGCTGCAGGACGAACTCTACCGCGAGATGCTCTCGCACATCAAGGAGACGGACACCAGCATCCCGTACCGCGATGGCGACTGGTTCTACTACACGCACACCATCGAGGGACGCCAGTACCCGATCCACTGCCGGCGTCGCGCGAACGCCGCGCGTGAGTACGACGAGTCAGCTCCCGAACAAGTTCTGGTCGACGTGAACCAACTTGCCGAGGGCAAGCCCTTCCTGTCGCTTGGCGCACTCTCCGTCAGCCCAGACGGCAACCTGCTCGCCTACACCACCGACGAGACCGGCTTTCGCCAGTACACGCTGCATATCAAGGACCTGCGCACCGGTGACCTGCTGCCCGACACCGCCGAACGGGTCGGTTCCCTCACCTGGACGCCCGACAACACCATGCTCTTCTACTCGGTCGAAGACGAGCAGACCAAGCGCCAGCACCAGGTCTACCGCCACACCCTGGGCGACACGGCAGACCGCGACGCTCTCATCTTCCAAGAGCCAGACGAGCGCTTCAACGTCGGCGTGGGCCGCACCCGGGATCGCAAGTACATCCTGATCGAGTGCGGCAGCCACACCACGAGCGAATACCGCTACGTCGAAGCGAGCCTTGCCACCGAGCCGTTCCGTATCCTTGCCGAGCGCGTTCCTGACCAGGAGTACTACCCCGATCACCGCGACGGTCTCTTCTACATCCGCGTCAACGACACCGGTAAGAACTTTCGCGTCGTCACGGCACCCGTGAACGATCCTTCTCGTGAATCCTGGACGGAGCTTCTGCCTGAGCAGCAGGACATTCCGCTGGACGACTTTGAAGTGTTCCAGAACTTCGCAGTCGCCGCGGAGATCGTTCAGGGTCTCGACCGCCTGCGCGTGTACCGCTTCAATCACAACATCCTGGACACCTCGACGCCGCAGACGGTTGACTTCCCCGAGCCCGCGTACAGCGCCGGCCTGCATGTGAACCGCGAGTTCGACGCGACCGGTTTCCGCTACAGCTATCAGTCGCTCGTTTCACCCGCGTCCGTCTTCTTCTACGACGTCGCAACAGGCGACAGCACCCTGCTGAAACAGCAGGAGGTGCCCGGCGGCTTTGACCGGGAACGCTATGCCTCCGAACGCGTCTGGATTACGGCGGCAGACGGCGTGCGCGTTCCCGTGTCGCTTGTCTACAAGCGCGACAGCTTCCACAAGGACGGCACGAATCCGCTCTACCTCTACGGCTACGGCTCGTACGGCTTTGGCCTGCCCATCGGCTTCTCCGCCACGCGGCTTGCCCTGCTGGATCGCGGCATCGTCTACGCCTACGCGCACATTCGTGGGGGTGGCGACCTGGGCGACGCTTGGCACGATGCCGGCAAGATGATGCAGAAGCGCAACACCTTCACTGACTTCATCGCGTGCGCCGAGCAACTGGTGGCGCAAGGCTACGGTGCAAGGGACAAGGTCGTCATCGAAGGCGGCAGCGCCGGCGGCCTCCTGATGGGTGCCGTCGCAAATATGCGGCCTGACCTGTTCCGCGTCGTCGTCTCCCACGTTCCGTTCGTGGACGTGATGAACACCATGCTCGACGCGTCCCTGCCACTCACCGTGGCCGAATACGAGGAGTGGGGCAATCCGAATGAGCCGGACGCCTTCGCCTACATGCGCAGCTATTCGCCATACGACAACCTGCAGACGGGCGCCTACCCCGCGACGCTGGTCAAGACCAGCCTGAACGACTCGCAGGTCATGTACTGGGAGCCGGCGAAATTTGTAGCCAAGCTTCGCACGCTCAAGACGAACCCGGACCAACCGCTCCTGCTGCACACCAACATGGACGCGGGCCACGGCGGCGCCTCCGGCCGCTACGACTACCTGAAAGAGATTGCGCTCGATTACGCCTTTGTTCTAAAGCAACTGGGCATGGCGTAGGTCCGCCTTCCGCAACCTGCCAAGAAGAAGGGCGACCTACCGGGCCGCCGCTACTTCTTCGATCGTGTCGCCTTCTCCCGGCGCCAGGAACAGGTTCGTTTCCAGACCGTGCTGCTTGTCGTACAGCTCACGGTAGCGACCGTGAAGCGCGAACAGCTCGGCATGATCTCCCCGCTCGACGATGTGTCCCTGCTCGACGACGAGGATCTGGTCCGCGTTGCGAATGGTCGATAGCCGATGCGCGATGACAAAGGTCGTCCGCCCCTGCATCAGGTAGCTCAACCCGTGCTGAATCATCGCTTCGCTCTCGCTGTCGAGCGAGCTCGTCGCCTCATCCAGGATAAGAATGCGCGGGTTCGCCAGAATGGCACGGGCAATCGAGAGCCGCTGCCGCTGGCCGCCGCTCAGCTTCACGCCACGTTCGCCAACGATCGTGGCGTAGCCCTCGCTAAAGCGGTTCACGAACTCGTCCACGCGCGCGATCCGACAGGCCTGCTCAAACTCTTCTTCTGTGGCTTCAGGACGCGAAAACAGGATGTTCTCGCGCACGGTGCCGTCGAACAAAAAGGTCTCCTGCAGAACCACACCTAGTTGCGACCGGTAGGTTCGCAGATCGACCGTTGCAAGGTCATGTCCATCCACCAGCACGGCCCCGCTGTTCGCATCATGGAAGGCGCAAATCAGCGAGATGATCGTCGACTTGCCCGATCCGGATGAACCGACCAGGGCAGTCACCGTGCCCGGTTTCGCCTCAAAGCTGATGTCGTGCAGCACCGGCTTGCCCGCTTCGTATTCGAAGCCGACATCCACAAACCGCAGGTCCCCTTCAATCACCGGCAATTTCACAGACCGCCGGGTGTCTCCATTCTCCTCGCGCTCGCCCATGATTTCGCTCGTGCGATCCAGGCCGGCAAACGCTTCAGTGATCTGCGTCCCAATCGAAACAAGCCCCGCGACAGGCGCGATCATGAACGCCAGAAACAGGGTGTACGTCACGTAGCCGCCAGTCGTCAGCGTTCCCGCGACCACCTGCCGCGCCCCCATCCACATGATGAGCGAACCGACCACGCCAAGCACTGTTGTGCTCGACAGTGACATGACCGACTGCGCCGTGAGCGTGCGCAAGACATTTTCCAGCAGCCGCCCGGCATTGCCTGCAAACACGCGAGCTTCGCTCTCT contains:
- a CDS encoding S9 family peptidase; its protein translation is MSLVPQPPVARREPHPTHLHGQTLEDDYFWLRNKESEEVLNYLRSENEYTAAVMAGTEPLQDELYREMLSHIKETDTSIPYRDGDWFYYTHTIEGRQYPIHCRRRANAAREYDESAPEQVLVDVNQLAEGKPFLSLGALSVSPDGNLLAYTTDETGFRQYTLHIKDLRTGDLLPDTAERVGSLTWTPDNTMLFYSVEDEQTKRQHQVYRHTLGDTADRDALIFQEPDERFNVGVGRTRDRKYILIECGSHTTSEYRYVEASLATEPFRILAERVPDQEYYPDHRDGLFYIRVNDTGKNFRVVTAPVNDPSRESWTELLPEQQDIPLDDFEVFQNFAVAAEIVQGLDRLRVYRFNHNILDTSTPQTVDFPEPAYSAGLHVNREFDATGFRYSYQSLVSPASVFFYDVATGDSTLLKQQEVPGGFDRERYASERVWITAADGVRVPVSLVYKRDSFHKDGTNPLYLYGYGSYGFGLPIGFSATRLALLDRGIVYAYAHIRGGGDLGDAWHDAGKMMQKRNTFTDFIACAEQLVAQGYGARDKVVIEGGSAGGLLMGAVANMRPDLFRVVVSHVPFVDVMNTMLDASLPLTVAEYEEWGNPNEPDAFAYMRSYSPYDNLQTGAYPATLVKTSLNDSQVMYWEPAKFVAKLRTLKTNPDQPLLLHTNMDAGHGGASGRYDYLKEIALDYAFVLKQLGMA
- a CDS encoding ABC transporter ATP-binding protein: MGSFGHGSLGGGSHGGARGERTPRNANRSVSADMTAAKPKPSLRKVWPEVKKLARPRLGLITVSFLIMIVNRASGLVLPASTRYLIDGVMRQHHLYLLPWIVGAVLAATLLQGVTSYALTQMLSKAGQRLITDLRIQVQQHVGRLPVAFYDANRTGNLVARIMTDVEGVRNLIGTGLVEFVGGLLTAIFAFGYLLFLSVRMTLLTFLVMVIFAVILGRAFKTIRPIFRERAKLNAEVTGRLTESLGGVRVIKGYHAEESEARVFAGNAGRLLENVLRTLTAQSVMSLSSTTVLGVVGSLIMWMGARQVVAGTLTTGGYVTYTLFLAFMIAPVAGLVSIGTQITEAFAGLDRTSEIMGEREENGDTRRSVKLPVIEGDLRFVDVGFEYEAGKPVLHDISFEAKPGTVTALVGSSGSGKSTIISLICAFHDANSGAVLVDGHDLATVDLRTYRSQLGVVLQETFLFDGTVRENILFSRPEATEEEFEQACRIARVDEFVNRFSEGYATIVGERGVKLSGGQRQRLSIARAILANPRILILDEATSSLDSESEAMIQHGLSYLMQGRTTFVIAHRLSTIRNADQILVVEQGHIVERGDHAELFALHGRYRELYDKQHGLETNLFLAPGEGDTIEEVAAAR